The Streptomyces sp. NBC_00569 genomic sequence CCCGCCGGACCGGCAGCCGGAGCCTGCGCAGCACATCTTGCGGAAGGCGGTGCAGCAGCGCCGCCAGCAAGGTCGGATCATGTGGGCTGAACGGCACTTCATTCTTTGCCGAGTTGGCGCTTCAGCGCCGTGTTCTGGTGACGCAGGGCGAGGATCTCGATGGCCTTGTCCCGATCGCTCATCGGCAGCGGGCGTACGTCCATCGGCACGCCTTCTCCACCCGCACCGAGGCACGCATCAAGATCGCGACCCGGATCCCGACTTCTGCAACACGCGACGACTACACCGCGTCTGCGGTTTCACCAGCCCGATCGACTACGAACACAACCACGGGGCCGCCCTCACCGAGAGGCAGGCTGCATCGGGAGGGTCTCCATGATGCGAGAGGGGACTGAACAGTCGGGGGACTCCGCTGCAGAGCGGCATCGACGACGTCGCTGAAGATCGCACCCGTCGTAGGGGGCCGTCAAGGCTCCTGGCCGGACCACGCACGCAGTTTAAATAAATTAGGAATTAATATTGACAGCCCTTCGGCTGCGCGCCACAGTCTTCGCTGTGACGCCGTCGGCCCCTCCGTAGAGCGGCCCGCCTCACACCCCTCCTGCCGCCCACCCACCCGGAGAGGCACGTGACCTCACACCCGCACATCCGGAACACCGCAGGCCACAGACTCGGCCGACGGGCCATGACGTCCGCCGTCGCCACCGTCCTTGCCGTCTGTGCCGCCCCCACAGCCGTGGCCGGGGCCACCGTCCAGGACGTGGGCGCGCCCGCCGCACCCGTCTCCTACGACAGCGGCCTCGCCCCCACGCCCTACATGGGGTGGAACACGTACTACGGCCTCGGCGCGCCCACCGAGGAGGCAGTGCGAGCCGTGGCGGACAAGCTGGTCGCCAGCGGGTTGCGCGACAGCGGCTACGACATCGTGTGGCTCGACGGCGGCTGGCAGGCCGACAACCCCCGGGACGCACAAGCCCGGTTGGTGGCCAACCCGGACCGCTTCCCCTCCGGCATCCCGGCGCTCGTCTCCTACCTGCACCGGCGCGGTCTGCGCGCGGGCATCTACACCGACGCCGGCGCCTACGACGGCGGCAAGAGCTGCGGCCTGGGCAGCCGCGGCCACTACGACCAGGACGCACGGCAGTTCGCAGACTGGAAGATCGACGCGATCAAGGTCGACTTCCTGTGCGGAATCGGTGCCAAGCTTGATCCGGGCCCGGCGTTCAAGGAGTTCAGCGACGCGGTCGCCAAGTCCGGCCGCAAGATGCTGCTGAACCTGTGCAACCCGCTCACCGAGGACTGGGGCCTGCCCCACACGCCCGAGCAGGACGCCCACAACACCTATGTCTACGCCCCGGCGATCGCGGACTCCTGGCGCACCGGCACGGACATCGCCTGGGGCACACCGAGCCCCGGCCAGTGGCCCAACGTGCTGCGCAACATGGACGCCAACGCCTGGCACCCCGAGGCGCAGAGCCCCGGCCACTACAACGACCCGGACTACCTGATCCCGATGCGCCGCATCAGCGACGGGTCGTACGAGCTGACGCAGGAGGAGTCCACCACCCAGCTCGTGATGTGGGCCGAGATGGCCTCGCCGCTCGTCATCGGCTCCGACCCGCGCACCCTGTCCGGCTCGATGATCGACGCGCTCCGCAACCCGGAGATCATCGGCGTCGACCAGGACCCGCTGGCGATCCAGGGCGTGCGGGTGGCCACGGACTCGACCGGCGACGTGTACAGCAAGGTCCTGCAGGGGCACGGGCAGCGCGCCGTTGTCCTGCTCAACCGCTCCGACCGGTCGGCCGAGCGCACCGTGAAATTCTCCGACACCGGGCTCGGCGGACCCGTTCAGGTCCGCGACCTGCGGGCACGCGCCGACCGCGGCACCCACACGGGGTCATACACCGTTGAGGTCCCCGCGCACGGCACCGCGTTCCTCAGGCTCACCGGCGTCGACGCGCTGCCCGGCGCCAGCCTCGGCGAGCGGGCCACCGCGAGCCCGGCCGTGGCCCGCGCCGGCGACACGACGAGCACCTTCTTCCGCGGCCCGCACGGCTCCCTCGTCCAACTGGGCGACGGCAGGCGTCGTGACCTCGGCGGCCCCGCGCAC encodes the following:
- a CDS encoding glycoside hydrolase family 27 protein; amino-acid sequence: MTSAVATVLAVCAAPTAVAGATVQDVGAPAAPVSYDSGLAPTPYMGWNTYYGLGAPTEEAVRAVADKLVASGLRDSGYDIVWLDGGWQADNPRDAQARLVANPDRFPSGIPALVSYLHRRGLRAGIYTDAGAYDGGKSCGLGSRGHYDQDARQFADWKIDAIKVDFLCGIGAKLDPGPAFKEFSDAVAKSGRKMLLNLCNPLTEDWGLPHTPEQDAHNTYVYAPAIADSWRTGTDIAWGTPSPGQWPNVLRNMDANAWHPEAQSPGHYNDPDYLIPMRRISDGSYELTQEESTTQLVMWAEMASPLVIGSDPRTLSGSMIDALRNPEIIGVDQDPLAIQGVRVATDSTGDVYSKVLQGHGQRAVVLLNRSDRSAERTVKFSDTGLGGPVQVRDLRARADRGTHTGSYTVEVPAHGTAFLRLTGVDALPGASLGERATASPAVARAGDTTSTFFRGPHGSLVQLGDGRRRDLGGPAHGGILGQPAVYGSAGGRIDVFVRGADSRAYRRVYADGHWGPWQSLVGRLTEAPSAAFTDPEHWTLFARDADGKIVQRGPATGWSSLGAPGDRPVHGRPSAVTDPQGRVHIAVRTAADDVWTRTRDTDGQWSAWSSLGGTVSGSPTLVAAGDAVVLYARAADYTLWRQRYEGDAWQGWTKQQEFPSAAFDGALGAVGGRDGSVDAVFRGVDGAVHQVRLD